From one Macaca nemestrina isolate mMacNem1 chromosome 3, mMacNem.hap1, whole genome shotgun sequence genomic stretch:
- the LOC105487708 gene encoding DDB1- and CUL4-associated factor 4-like protein 1 → MEAERLRLLEEEAKQKKVARMGFNASSMLRKSQLGFLNVTSYSRLANELRVSCMERKKVQIRSLDPSSLATDRFNFILASTNSDQLFVVNQVEVEGSKYGIISLRTLKIPSFHVYVLRNLYVPNRKVKSLCWASLNQLDSHILLCFEGITDAPSCAVLLPASRFLSVHTRVNQPGMLCSFQIPEAWSCAWSLNTRAYHCFSAGLSQQVLLTNVATGHQQSFGASSDVLAQQFASTAPLLFNGCRSGEIFAIDLRCRNRGKGWRATRLFHDSAVTSVQILQEEQCLMASDMTGKIKLWDLRATKCLRQYEGHVNESAYLPLHVHEEEGIVVAVGQDCYTRIWSLHDAHLLRTIPSPYSASEDDIPSVAFASRLGGIRGAAPGLLMAVRQDLYCFPFS, encoded by the coding sequence ATGGAGGCGGAAAGGCTGCGACTCCTCGAGGAGGAGGCCAAGCAGAAAAAGGTAGCCAGAATGGGATTTAATGCATCTTCTATGCTCCGAAAAAGCCAGCTAGGTTTCCTCAACGTCACCAGTTACTCCCGTTTAGCCAACGAGCTGCGTGTGAGCTGCATGGAGAGAAAAAAAGTCCAGATTCGGAGCTTGGATCCCTCCTCTTTGGCGACCGACCGATTTAACTTCATTCTGGCGAGTACCAACAGCGACCAGCTCTTCGTAGTGAACCAGGTCGAAGTCGAAGGCTCCAAGTACGGCATTATCAGCCTGCGAACTCTGAAGATCCCTTCATTCCACGTGTACGTGCTCAGAAACCTCTACGTCCCCAACCGGAAGGTGAAGTCCCTGTGCTGGGCCTCGCTGAACCAGTTGGACTCTCACATTCTGCTGTGCTTCGAGGGAATTACAGATGCTCCAAGCTGTGCGGTGCTGCTCCCAGCGTCGCGATTCTTAAGTGTTCACACAAGAGTAAACCAGCCTGGCATGCTCTGCAGTTTCCAGATCCCTGAGGCCTGGTCCTGTGCCTGGTCCCTCAACACCCGGGCATATCACTGCTTTAGTGCAGGCTTGTCTCAGCAGGTCCTGTTGACCAACGTGGCGACGGGACACCAGCAGTCGTTTGGTGCCAGCAGTGATGTCTTGGCCCAGCAATTTGCTAGTACGGCTCCTTTGCTGTTTAATGGCTGTCGCTCCGGGGAGATCTTTGCCATTGATCTGCGCTGTAGAAATCGAGGCAAGGGGTGGAGGGCCACTCGCCTGTTCCATGACTCTGCAGTGACCTCTGTGCAAATCCTCCAAGAAGAGCAATGCCTGATGGCGTCAGACATGACTGGAAAGATCAAGCTGTGGGATCTGAGGGCCACTAAATGTTTAAGGCAGTACGAAGGTCACGTGAATGAGTCCGCCTATTTGCCCCTGCATGTGCACGAGGAAGAGGGAATCGTGGTGGCAGTGGGCCAGGACTGCTACACGAGAATCTGGAGCCTCCATGATGCCCACCTGCTCAGAACCATCCCTTCCCCGTATTCTGCCTCCGAGGACGACATTCCCAGCGTGGCCTTCGCTTCTCGGCTCGGGGGCATCCGGGGAGCAGCACCAGGGCTGCTCATGGCTGTCCGGCAGGACCTTTATTGTTTCCCCTTCAGCTAA